In one Saccharibacillus brassicae genomic region, the following are encoded:
- the moaA gene encoding GTP 3',8-cyclase MoaA, with translation MNLYTPTDRLRRPIRDLRISVTDRCNFRCTYCMPKEIFGDDFAFMPKDELLTFEEIERLTRLFASIGVKKIRLTGGEPLLRRGMPDLVSRILKVDGIEDVGLTTNGVLLGTNAQPLHDAGLRRLNVSLDALDPELFGRLNGRGIDSALILRQIEQARQVGFDVKVNMVVQKDVNDAEILPMAAYFRERGITLRFIEFMDVGNDNGWSFKRVVTKKEIYERLSAVHELEPVEPDYFGEVASRYRYKGTEAEVGFITSVSESFCSSCTRARLSSNGIFYTCLFASSGFDLRAPLRGGASDEELLAQIVGVWENRADRYSDERTEQTAKNRKKINMSYIGG, from the coding sequence ATGAACCTGTATACGCCAACGGACCGGCTTCGCCGGCCGATCCGCGATTTGCGCATTTCGGTCACCGACCGCTGCAATTTCCGGTGCACATACTGCATGCCCAAAGAAATTTTCGGCGACGATTTCGCTTTTATGCCCAAAGACGAACTGCTGACGTTCGAAGAGATCGAACGCCTGACGCGGCTGTTCGCTTCGATCGGCGTCAAAAAGATCCGGCTGACGGGAGGCGAACCGCTGCTGCGTCGGGGGATGCCCGACCTCGTGTCGCGCATCCTCAAAGTGGACGGCATCGAAGACGTCGGCCTGACGACCAACGGCGTGCTGCTCGGTACCAACGCCCAGCCGCTGCACGACGCGGGGCTGCGCCGGCTCAACGTCAGCCTCGACGCGCTCGACCCCGAGCTGTTCGGACGGCTGAACGGGCGGGGCATCGATTCGGCGCTCATCCTGCGGCAGATCGAGCAGGCCCGGCAGGTCGGCTTCGACGTCAAAGTCAACATGGTCGTGCAAAAAGACGTCAACGACGCCGAAATTTTGCCGATGGCCGCCTATTTCCGGGAACGGGGCATCACGCTGCGGTTTATCGAATTTATGGACGTCGGCAACGATAACGGCTGGAGCTTCAAGCGCGTCGTTACCAAAAAAGAAATCTACGAGCGCCTGAGCGCCGTGCACGAGCTGGAACCGGTCGAACCGGATTACTTCGGGGAAGTCGCTTCTCGCTATCGATACAAAGGTACGGAGGCCGAAGTCGGCTTTATCACCTCGGTGTCCGAATCGTTCTGTTCGTCCTGTACGAGAGCGCGGCTGTCTTCGAACGGCATTTTCTATACCTGCTTGTTCGCGTCGAGCGGCTTCGATCTGCGGGCTCCACTGCGCGGCGGCGCGAGCGACGAGGAGCTGCTGGCGCAGATCGTCGGCGTCTGGGAAAATCGGGCCGACCGCTACTCCGACGAACGCACCGAGCAGACGGCCAAAAATCGCAAAAAGATCAATATGTCGTATATCGGCGGCTGA
- a CDS encoding molybdenum cofactor guanylyltransferase, with protein sequence MTPQGGEPIPPYPVGTVGLLLAGGLSRRYGSPKAFALYEGRPFHERAHAALSGACDQVIVSASAALAPQFPDACEVCVDLPELAGLGPLAGLASVMRRYPAERYIALPCDMPRVGPREIRRLRSATQNGPSADVKAVRSAEAGDLPLLSVWRGGLADRLEESVRGGQLGVMKLLAGLDTVWLDAALLHPDPAIFHNFNVPQL encoded by the coding sequence ATGACGCCGCAGGGCGGAGAGCCGATCCCGCCGTATCCGGTCGGCACGGTCGGCCTTCTGCTCGCCGGCGGATTGTCGCGCCGTTACGGCTCGCCCAAAGCGTTCGCCCTTTACGAAGGGCGTCCGTTCCACGAACGCGCGCACGCGGCGCTGTCCGGCGCCTGCGACCAAGTGATTGTCTCGGCCAGCGCAGCGTTGGCCCCGCAATTTCCGGACGCCTGCGAAGTGTGCGTCGATCTGCCGGAACTTGCCGGCCTCGGGCCGCTGGCCGGGCTCGCTTCGGTCATGCGGCGGTATCCCGCGGAGCGCTATATCGCGCTTCCGTGCGATATGCCGCGTGTCGGGCCGCGGGAGATCCGGCGGCTGCGCTCCGCGACGCAAAACGGACCGTCCGCCGACGTCAAGGCGGTGCGCAGCGCGGAAGCGGGAGATCTGCCGCTGCTGAGCGTCTGGCGCGGCGGCTTGGCCGACCGGCTGGAAGAAAGTGTGCGCGGCGGACAGCTCGGCGTCATGAAGCTGCTGGCCGGGCTGGACACCGTCTGGCTGGACGCCGCGCTTCTTCATCCCGATCCGGCGATTTTCCATAACTTTAACGTTCCGCAGCTTTAA
- the moaD gene encoding molybdopterin converting factor subunit 1 → MITLYYFAGLREATGLAQEQAELEGYTVDELLSWVKDKYPHLALDAVRVAVNEEYALPEDVLRGGDAAALIPPVSGG, encoded by the coding sequence ATGATTACGCTGTACTATTTCGCCGGATTGCGCGAAGCGACCGGCCTCGCCCAGGAACAGGCCGAACTTGAAGGCTATACGGTCGACGAACTGCTGTCCTGGGTAAAAGACAAATATCCGCATCTTGCGCTCGACGCGGTGCGCGTCGCGGTGAACGAAGAGTATGCGCTGCCGGAAGATGTGCTGCGCGGCGGCGATGCCGCCGCGCTGATTCCGCCGGTTAGCGGCGGATGA
- a CDS encoding molybdenum cofactor biosynthesis protein MoaE, whose protein sequence is MKLYEIVTEPIDPQRYADSVLRPEAGAVTLFTGHVREWTRGIRTLYLAYEAYVPMAEKMLAKIGGEIEEKWPGTRCAIAHRIGELKIGEIAVVIAVSSPHRKDAYAANEYAIERIKEWVPIWKKEIWENGTEWIGDQRGQPLPE, encoded by the coding sequence ATGAAACTTTATGAGATCGTAACCGAGCCGATCGATCCGCAGCGCTACGCCGATAGCGTGCTGCGCCCGGAAGCGGGCGCGGTGACGCTGTTTACCGGCCATGTGCGCGAATGGACCCGCGGCATCCGCACGCTGTATCTGGCGTACGAAGCTTACGTGCCGATGGCGGAGAAAATGCTGGCGAAGATCGGCGGAGAAATCGAAGAGAAGTGGCCCGGCACGCGGTGCGCGATCGCGCACCGGATCGGCGAGCTGAAGATCGGCGAGATCGCCGTCGTCATCGCCGTCTCGTCCCCGCACCGCAAAGACGCCTATGCGGCGAACGAATACGCAATCGAACGGATCAAGGAATGGGTCCCGATCTGGAAAAAGGAAATTTGGGAAAACGGCACCGAATGGATCGGCGACCAGCGCGGCCAACCGCTGCCGGAATAG
- the mobB gene encoding molybdopterin-guanine dinucleotide biosynthesis protein B, producing MEPVSGGQRGAVKAHVLQIVGFKNSGKTTLTETLLRLASRLGSRVSVIKHHGHGGEPEAPPADTDASRLFGAGAASSIVSGGGLMLMQGRLPESDDGCGELDALIALTQTYARPDLILIEGFKSEPYPKIVLLRSGEDWTELGTLTNIVLIVTQESEPSPHPALSAKTRPPGLPNVRLLHRQQTEEIEAWFAHWLRGVQTTE from the coding sequence ATGGAACCTGTAAGCGGCGGGCAGCGCGGCGCGGTCAAGGCGCATGTTCTTCAGATCGTCGGCTTCAAGAACAGCGGCAAAACGACGCTGACCGAGACGCTGCTGCGCCTGGCGAGTCGGCTCGGATCGCGCGTGTCCGTGATCAAGCATCACGGACACGGCGGCGAGCCCGAAGCGCCGCCGGCCGATACGGACGCTTCGCGGCTGTTCGGAGCGGGAGCCGCGAGTTCGATCGTCAGCGGCGGCGGCCTGATGCTGATGCAGGGCCGCCTGCCGGAAAGCGACGACGGCTGCGGCGAGTTGGATGCCCTGATCGCGCTGACCCAAACGTATGCCCGTCCCGACCTGATCCTGATCGAAGGCTTCAAGTCGGAGCCGTATCCGAAGATCGTGCTGCTTCGCTCCGGCGAAGACTGGACGGAGCTTGGCACGCTGACGAATATCGTGCTGATCGTGACGCAAGAAAGCGAACCATCCCCGCATCCGGCGCTCTCCGCGAAGACGCGGCCGCCCGGATTGCCGAACGTACGCCTGCTGCATCGGCAGCAGACGGAAGAGATTGAAGCCTGGTTCGCCCATTGGCTGAGAGGAGTGCAGACTACCGAATGA
- the glp gene encoding gephyrin-like molybdotransferase Glp, whose product MVEPRHPISVSEAIARIQGHVRRTGSENVPLEQAYGRMLAEPLRASHDVPSFDRSPYDGFAIRAEDSAGASGTNRIRFEVIDRIGAGSVSARTLGPGEAIRIMTGAQLPAGADAVVMLEQTQESPPAQNAGAQEHAADSARPAADPESAASANSAASAGSADSADMSARAFFTVRKPFRAGENISFRGEDMRLGEQILPAGSLIHPGTIALLATFGQQQVNVSKLPLVGILATGTELLEPGAPLEPGKIRNSNGPMIAAQLQRMGIPYRLYAAAADRLGDMLDTVRQALGECDCLITTGGVSVGDYDLLPAVYAELGADVLFNKVAMRPGSVTTVAVWEGRFLFGLSGNPSACYTGFELFARPALLRMMGAERIYPLHTRAALGEDFAKPNPFTRFVRAVYDGVSVTPAGFNKSNAVSSIGRGNALLVLPGGTRGFQAGDAVDVLLPGMEEGAAAWNL is encoded by the coding sequence ATGGTCGAACCCCGACATCCGATTTCCGTCAGCGAGGCGATCGCCCGCATTCAGGGACATGTCCGCCGGACCGGCAGCGAGAACGTGCCGCTGGAACAGGCTTACGGCCGCATGCTGGCCGAGCCGCTGCGGGCGTCGCACGACGTGCCGTCGTTCGACCGTTCGCCGTACGACGGCTTCGCGATCCGGGCCGAAGATTCGGCCGGCGCGTCGGGTACGAACCGTATCCGGTTCGAAGTGATCGACCGGATCGGCGCCGGCTCCGTGTCGGCCCGCACGCTCGGCCCGGGCGAAGCGATCCGCATCATGACCGGCGCGCAGCTGCCGGCCGGCGCGGACGCGGTCGTCATGCTGGAGCAGACGCAGGAATCGCCGCCGGCGCAGAACGCCGGGGCGCAAGAGCACGCCGCCGATTCGGCGCGGCCAGCCGCGGACCCCGAATCCGCCGCGTCTGCCAACTCCGCAGCGTCTGCCGGTTCCGCCGATTCGGCGGACATGAGCGCCCGGGCGTTCTTCACCGTGCGCAAGCCGTTCCGGGCCGGCGAGAACATTTCGTTTCGCGGCGAGGATATGCGCCTCGGCGAACAGATCCTGCCGGCCGGCAGCCTGATCCATCCCGGCACGATCGCGCTGCTGGCCACGTTCGGCCAGCAGCAGGTGAATGTGTCGAAGCTGCCTCTGGTCGGCATCCTCGCGACCGGCACCGAACTGCTGGAACCGGGAGCGCCGCTTGAGCCCGGCAAGATCCGCAACAGCAACGGGCCGATGATCGCGGCCCAGCTCCAGCGCATGGGCATTCCGTACCGCCTGTACGCGGCGGCGGCCGACCGTCTCGGCGATATGCTCGATACGGTGCGGCAGGCGCTCGGCGAATGCGACTGCCTCATTACGACGGGCGGCGTATCGGTCGGCGATTACGATCTGCTGCCGGCCGTCTACGCCGAACTCGGCGCGGACGTGCTGTTCAACAAGGTCGCCATGCGGCCGGGCAGCGTGACGACGGTCGCCGTATGGGAAGGCCGCTTCCTGTTCGGGCTGTCGGGCAATCCGTCCGCCTGCTACACCGGCTTCGAACTGTTCGCGCGTCCCGCGCTGCTGCGCATGATGGGCGCGGAGCGGATCTATCCGCTGCACACCCGGGCGGCGCTCGGCGAAGACTTCGCCAAGCCGAATCCGTTCACGCGCTTCGTGCGTGCCGTGTACGACGGCGTCTCCGTCACGCCGGCCGGCTTCAACAAATCGAACGCCGTGTCGTCGATCGGACGCGGCAACGCGCTGCTCGTCCTGCCCGGCGGGACGCGCGGCTTCCAGGCCGGCGACGCGGTGGACGTGCTGCTGCCGGGCATGGAAGAAGGTGCGGCCGCATGGAACCTGTAA
- the moaC gene encoding cyclic pyranopterin monophosphate synthase MoaC, which yields MSELTHFNEQGRARMVDVSEKNETVRTARAATSVCVNETIYRQIRSGGSKKGDVLAVAQVAGIMAAKNTAQIIPMCHPLMLSGVDIEFEWKIDEAAASYEVFLYATVRTKGPTGVEMEALTAASAAALTIYDMCKAAGKDMVIGPTMLLEKTGGKSGDYARQE from the coding sequence TTGTCCGAATTGACTCATTTTAACGAACAGGGACGCGCGCGCATGGTCGACGTCTCGGAGAAAAACGAAACGGTACGCACGGCCCGCGCGGCGACTTCGGTCTGCGTAAACGAGACGATCTACCGCCAGATCCGCAGCGGCGGCAGCAAAAAAGGCGATGTGCTCGCCGTCGCTCAGGTCGCGGGAATCATGGCGGCCAAAAATACGGCGCAGATCATTCCGATGTGCCATCCGCTGATGCTCAGCGGGGTCGATATCGAATTCGAATGGAAAATCGACGAAGCCGCGGCTTCGTACGAAGTGTTCCTCTACGCGACCGTGCGGACCAAAGGCCCGACGGGCGTCGAGATGGAAGCCCTCACCGCGGCCAGCGCCGCCGCGCTGACGATCTACGACATGTGCAAAGCCGCCGGCAAAGACATGGTGATCGGACCGACGATGCTGCTTGAGAAAACAGGCGGCAAATCCGGCGATTACGCCCGGCAGGAGTAA
- a CDS encoding MogA/MoaB family molybdenum cofactor biosynthesis protein — protein sequence MSELDPAQTAGTVVRLAVLTVSDTRTKETDKSGQKILELAREAGMRIVKYTLCADDAEAIHSIVAGWLLRPEIDAVVTTGGTGIARRDVTIEAVRPLFEKEIDGFGELFRYLSFAEEIGTKAVLSRATAGTAGEKAIFVLPGSTGAVTLAMRRIIVPEIRHIRHELTKHR from the coding sequence ATGAGCGAATTGGACCCCGCCCAAACCGCCGGGACGGTCGTTCGTCTGGCGGTATTGACCGTCAGCGACACACGCACCAAAGAGACGGACAAAAGCGGACAGAAGATTCTGGAATTGGCCCGGGAAGCGGGCATGCGGATCGTCAAGTATACGCTGTGCGCCGACGACGCGGAAGCGATTCATTCGATCGTCGCCGGCTGGCTGCTGCGGCCGGAGATCGACGCGGTCGTGACGACCGGAGGAACCGGCATCGCGCGGCGCGACGTCACGATCGAAGCCGTACGGCCGCTGTTCGAGAAAGAGATCGACGGCTTTGGCGAGCTGTTCCGGTATTTGAGCTTTGCCGAAGAGATCGGCACGAAGGCCGTGCTTAGCCGCGCTACGGCCGGCACGGCCGGGGAGAAAGCGATTTTTGTGCTGCCCGGCTCGACCGGCGCCGTGACGCTGGCCATGCGCCGCATCATCGTGCCGGAAATCCGGCATATCCGGCACGAGCTGACCAAGCACCGGTAA
- a CDS encoding ThiF family adenylyltransferase — translation METRSGERYSRQTLFGPIGSGGQQALERACVAVIGCGALGSAIAETLTRAGVGELHLVDRDYVEWSNLQRQQLFTESDAERMMPKVEAARKRLLDIRSDLKLHTHFDDLDVPLMRRLASTCSLIMDATDNFETRLLIGDAALEAGIPWIYGACVGSSGTVFPFVPERSACFRCLLPTLPTASDTCDTAGIIAPAVQVTAAMQCAEALKWLSGNADALLTKVHHFDLWSGTRIDVGIARIRRADCPSCGPNPTFPALARTARPAYAALCGRDTVQVLPDPARPLTLDDAERIGRRIGENLRRTPHFVQFHALGARFILFVNGRLLIHGTGSVDEGRSLHRKVFG, via the coding sequence ATGGAGACAAGAAGCGGCGAACGCTATTCGCGGCAGACGCTGTTCGGCCCGATCGGCAGCGGCGGGCAGCAAGCGCTGGAACGCGCCTGCGTAGCCGTAATCGGCTGCGGCGCGCTCGGCTCCGCGATCGCCGAGACGCTAACGCGCGCGGGCGTGGGCGAACTGCATCTGGTCGACCGGGATTACGTCGAATGGTCCAATCTACAGCGGCAGCAGCTCTTTACCGAGAGCGACGCGGAGCGGATGATGCCCAAAGTGGAAGCGGCACGAAAGCGGCTGCTGGACATTCGCTCCGATCTCAAGCTGCATACGCATTTTGACGATCTGGACGTGCCGCTGATGCGCAGGCTGGCCTCGACCTGCTCGCTGATCATGGACGCGACCGACAACTTCGAGACGCGGCTGCTGATCGGCGACGCGGCGCTCGAAGCGGGCATTCCGTGGATCTACGGCGCCTGCGTGGGCAGTTCGGGCACGGTGTTTCCTTTTGTGCCCGAACGGTCGGCCTGCTTCCGCTGCCTGCTGCCGACGCTGCCCACGGCAAGCGACACGTGCGACACGGCCGGCATCATCGCGCCCGCCGTGCAGGTGACCGCCGCGATGCAATGCGCGGAAGCGCTGAAATGGCTGAGCGGCAACGCGGATGCGCTGCTGACGAAAGTGCATCATTTCGATCTGTGGTCGGGCACGCGGATAGATGTCGGGATTGCCCGTATTCGCCGCGCGGACTGCCCGTCGTGCGGGCCGAATCCGACTTTCCCGGCGCTTGCGCGCACGGCAAGGCCGGCGTATGCCGCGCTGTGCGGGCGCGATACGGTGCAGGTACTGCCGGACCCCGCGCGGCCGCTGACGCTGGACGACGCGGAGCGGATCGGGCGGCGGATCGGCGAGAACCTGCGCCGCACGCCGCATTTTGTGCAGTTTCACGCGCTTGGCGCGCGCTTTATCCTGTTCGTCAACGGCCGGCTGCTTATTCACGGCACGGGCAGCGTGGACGAAGGACGCAGCCTGCACCGCAAAGTATTCGGATAA
- a CDS encoding nitrate/nitrite transporter — translation MIKKVQLPLQTLNLTLGFMVWVILSSLMPFIKEDIAIPADRLAIVTAIPVVLGSILRIPLGYYANIIGARLVFLISFVLLLFPVYYISVAQSMTALMIGGLFLGIGGAVFSVGVTSLPKYYPAARHGFVNGMYGMGNIGTAISTFAAPVLATQIGWQAAVKWYLALLLFFIVLNFLLGDRREVKVKTPIGQQIKGIYKNEKLWLISLFYFITFGSFVAFTVYLPNFLVTNFGLEKVDAGMRTAGFIAIATFFRPVGGWLADRFKPLLLLGGTFAIYTIAAILLAFSPSLGPYTVGCLAIAFCAGLGNGIIFKLVPFYFQKQAGIANGVVSMMGGLGGFFPPIMLAAIHGITGQYSIGFMLLSQVAMVSMVLVFWMYVQDKRTLDAVGGRTATKAQTKTMSK, via the coding sequence ATGATCAAAAAAGTACAGCTCCCGCTCCAAACGCTGAATCTGACGCTCGGGTTCATGGTCTGGGTTATCCTCTCGTCGCTGATGCCCTTTATCAAGGAAGACATCGCTATTCCGGCGGACCGTCTGGCGATCGTCACGGCTATTCCGGTCGTGCTCGGCTCGATCCTGCGTATCCCGCTCGGGTATTATGCCAACATCATCGGCGCCCGGCTCGTTTTCCTGATCAGTTTTGTGCTTCTGCTGTTTCCCGTGTATTATATCAGCGTAGCCCAATCGATGACCGCGCTCATGATCGGCGGCCTGTTTCTCGGAATCGGCGGCGCCGTATTCTCGGTCGGCGTGACGTCGCTGCCCAAGTATTATCCGGCGGCGCGGCACGGGTTCGTCAACGGCATGTACGGCATGGGCAACATCGGCACGGCGATCAGCACGTTCGCGGCTCCGGTACTGGCGACGCAGATCGGCTGGCAGGCCGCCGTCAAATGGTATTTGGCGCTGCTGCTGTTCTTCATCGTCTTGAACTTCCTGCTGGGCGACCGGCGCGAAGTAAAAGTGAAGACGCCGATCGGCCAGCAGATCAAAGGCATCTACAAAAATGAAAAGCTTTGGCTGATCTCGCTGTTCTACTTTATTACATTCGGTTCGTTCGTGGCGTTCACCGTCTATCTGCCGAACTTCCTCGTGACGAATTTCGGGCTGGAAAAAGTCGACGCCGGCATGCGCACCGCAGGCTTTATCGCGATCGCGACGTTTTTCCGTCCGGTGGGCGGCTGGCTCGCGGACCGCTTCAAGCCGCTGCTGCTGCTCGGCGGCACGTTCGCGATCTACACGATTGCGGCCATCCTGCTGGCATTCTCGCCGTCGCTCGGCCCGTACACGGTCGGCTGCCTGGCGATCGCGTTCTGCGCGGGTCTCGGCAACGGCATCATTTTCAAGCTGGTGCCGTTCTATTTCCAAAAGCAGGCGGGCATCGCGAACGGTGTCGTATCCATGATGGGCGGACTCGGCGGATTCTTCCCCCCGATCATGCTGGCAGCCATTCACGGCATCACGGGACAGTATTCGATCGGCTTCATGCTGCTGTCGCAGGTCGCCATGGTGAGCATGGTACTGGTATTCTGGATGTACGTTCAGGATAAAAGAACGCTGGATGCGGTCGGCGGCCGAACAGCAACGAAAGCCCAGACCAAAACGATGAGCAAATAA